ATTTTCCATGCACTTGGCTACGTGTTTATTGGTTGCTTAGCTGCACTTCGAATTATTGAGAGTATATATTGTTGGTTAACTATTTATAATGTTTGTAGGTTTTCTAACACTGAAGTTGGGAGATTAAATGAGATTAATACTCGCGATATTATTACCTTGGCTGCAATTTTTTACCATCGGTCGTCCATTCGCAGGGATTATCTGCCTTGTTTTACAAATTACCTTGATTGGTTGGCTTCCCGCTGCAATTTGGTCGGTATATGCATTATCACAGTACAATACGGATAAAAAAATTGATCAGGCGTTGGGAAGAGGGCGCTGATATAAAAAAACCTGCTAATGCAGGTTTTTTTATGAAAGATGATAAAAGAGTGGCTATTGATTTTCTTCAGGAGGGTGTTCTTTAGCCATATTTTTATAAATATACACCACACTTAAAACAGTAAAGATCAACGTTCCAGCTGTTAAGCCGAATACTTTAAAGTTCATCCACGTATCTAGAGATAACCAAAAAGCGATATAGACGTTAAGTGCTGCACAGACAATAAAGAAAATGGCCCATGCGCTATTTAGCTTAGCCCAGTGGCTATCTGGAAGCTTAATTTCTTGATTGCTACCGAGCATTCTTTGAATCAACGGTTTTTTGGTAAACCACTGGCTGATAAGCAGTGCTAAAGCAAAGAGCGCATAAATAATGGTGACTTTCCATTTAATGAAGGCATCACTGTGAAAAATGAGGGTTAAAGAAGCAAAAACCATCACAATTAAACAGGTAATTTTAGCAACCTTTTCAACCTTTTTATAAATCAAGTAAGTTGCGAGCAAAGCCAGTGGTGTAGTGACAAGTAAAGCGCCGCTGGCATAGAAAATGTCATAAGTTTTATAGACAATGAAAAAAATCACCAGAGGGATAAAATCAATAAGTTGTTTCATAACGGTGGATACACGGCCTCGCATAAAAATAATAGGATAGTTTAACCGATTTTCGCGCTAATTGTTAAAAATTTGCTTCTTTTTACCAATAAACACGTCTTGTTACCAATCATATTTGCACTATTTTACTTTTATTTGAGTTAAGAGATAGATAATCTTTGATACTTCAGATATATATAATGTCTGAGATAGTTTAACATATTAATTTCTAGAGAATTTTCCAACAATGATAAAGGCAAGACTGTTTGTCTGGATGCCCGGTTTAGCGTCGTTACTTAACTACCGTATGGCGGACTTTGGCCCTGATGTTAAAGCGGGTTTATCTGTTGCAGCAGTTGCATTGCCTGTTGCTATTGCTTACGCCGAACTAATGGGAATTAATGCCATTATCGGCTTATATGCCTGTATTTTACCGATGATCATTTATGCATTATTTGGTACATCAAGGCAATTAATT
This portion of the Providencia manganoxydans genome encodes:
- a CDS encoding YqaE/Pmp3 family membrane protein — protein: MRLILAILLPWLQFFTIGRPFAGIICLVLQITLIGWLPAAIWSVYALSQYNTDKKIDQALGRGR
- a CDS encoding septation protein A, which codes for MKQLIDFIPLVIFFIVYKTYDIFYASGALLVTTPLALLATYLIYKKVEKVAKITCLIVMVFASLTLIFHSDAFIKWKVTIIYALFALALLISQWFTKKPLIQRMLGSNQEIKLPDSHWAKLNSAWAIFFIVCAALNVYIAFWLSLDTWMNFKVFGLTAGTLIFTVLSVVYIYKNMAKEHPPEENQ